A single window of Gossypium hirsutum isolate 1008001.06 chromosome A10, Gossypium_hirsutum_v2.1, whole genome shotgun sequence DNA harbors:
- the LOC107925193 gene encoding LOW QUALITY PROTEIN: tyrosine-sulfated glycopeptide receptor 1 (The sequence of the model RefSeq protein was modified relative to this genomic sequence to represent the inferred CDS: inserted 1 base in 1 codon), translating to MMIDDKETSRSASASRPTAFSMLHLLLNLLLLLLQSFFFASPSQAACDQNDRVFLLAFHSNITAPSSSPLNWTTTTDCCFWEGVGCDGPDSGRVSRLWLPSRGLTGHLSTSLLNLTLLTHLNFSHNRFTGFLPPGFFSSLNHLQVLDLSYNSLYGELPLDFISDYNNSLSPIQTLDLSSNHFSGTIRSNSVLQAVNLTIFNVSNNTLTGQVPSWICINTSLTILDLSYNKLDGKIPTGLDKCSKLQIFRAGFNNLSGTLPADIYSVSSLEQLSLPLNHFSGGIRDAIVQLDKLTILELFSNEFEGPIPKDIGQLSKLEQLLLHINNFTGYLPPSLMSCTNLVTLNLRVNHLEGDLSAFNFSTLQRLNTLDLGNNNFTGTLPLSLYSCKSLTAVRLASNQLEGKISPAILALRSLSFLSISTNKLTNITGAIRILKEVKNLTTLILTKNFMNEAIPNDENIIGEGFQNLQILALGGCNFTGQVPRWLAKLKNLEVLDLSQNRISGLIPSWLGSLSNLFYIDLSANLISGEFPKELTSLWALATQESNNQVDRSYLELPVFVMPNNATSQQLYNQLSSLPPAIYLRNNNLSGNIPEAIGQLRFLHVLDLSQNDFSGSIPEELSNLTNLEKLDLSGNRLSGQIPESLRGLYFLSSFSVAYNNLQGPIPSGGQFDTFTSSSFEGNPGLCGSIVQRICPNARGAAHSPTLPNRLNTKLIIGLVLGICSGTGLVITVLALWILSKRRIIPGGDTDKIELDTLSCNSYSGVHPQTDKDASLVMLFPNKTNEVKDLTIFELLKATDNFNQENIIGCGGFGLVYKAILADGTKLAVKKLSGDFGLMEREFKAEVEVLSTAQHENLVSLQGYCVHEGFRLLIYSYMENGSLDYWLHEKENGPSQLDWQTRLKIARGASNGLAYMHQICEPHIVHRDIKSSNILLDDKFEAHVADFGLSRLILPYHTHVTTELVGTLGYIPPEYGQAWVATLRGDVYSFGVVMLELLTGKRPVDMSRPKXSRELVSWVQRLRSEGKQDEVFDPLLKGKGSDEEMLQVLDVACLCINQNPFKRPTIQEVVEWLTGVGTINRNQNKDS from the exons ATGATGATTGATGACAAAGAGACCTCTCGTAGTGCTTCAGCTTCAAGACCAACAGCTTTTTCCATGCTTCATTTGCTCCTGAATCTTCTTTTATTACTTTTACAGTCTTTCTTCTTTGCCTCTCCTTCTCAAGCAGCCTGTGATCAAAACGATAGGGTTTTTCTCTTGGCCTTTCATTCCAACATAACAGCACCATCTTCATCTCCCTTGAATTGGACTACCACTACAGACTGTTGCTTTTGGGAAGGAGTAGGTTGTGATGGTCCAGATTCTGGTCGAGTCAGTCGGCTGTGGCTACCCTCTAGAGGCCTTACTGGTCATCTGTCAACATCTCTTTTAAACCTCACACTTTTAACCCATCTTAATTTTTCCCATAATCGGTTCACTGGATTTCTCCCCCCCGGGTTTTTTTCTTCCCTCAATCACCTTCAAGTTCTTGATCTCAGCTACAACAGTCTCTATGGGGAACTGCCTCTGGATTTCATTTCAGATTATAACAACAGCCTCAGCCCTATCCAGACTCTGGATTTATCCAGCAACCACTTCTCAGGGACCATCCGATCCAATTCTGTTCTTCAAGCAGTGAATTTGACTATTTTCAATGTGAGCAACAATACCTTAACAGGCCAGGTTCCGTCCTGGATCTGCATCAATACTTCCCTCACAATCTTGGATTTGTCTTACAACAAACTTGATGGCAAAATTCCCACTGGACTTGACAAGTGTTCCAAGCTGCAGATCTTTCGTGCAGGTTTTAATAATCTGTCCGGGACACTTCCTGCTGATATTTACAGTGTTAGCTCACTCGAGCAACTATCCTTACCGCTCAATCACTTTTCTGGGGGGATCCGAGATGCCATTGTCCAACTCGACAAGCTCACCATCCTTGAGCTTTTTTCCAATGAATTTGAAGGCCCCATCCCGAAAGacataggccagctttccaagtTGGAACAGCTGCTGCTTCACATCAACAACTTCACTGGTTATCTGCCACCATCTCTCATGAGCTGCACCAATCTTGTCACTTTGAACTTGCGGGTTAACCATCTAGAAGGAGACCTCTCAGCCTTCAATTTCTCCACCCTGCAACGCCTTAACACTCTTGATCTTGGCAACAATAACTTTACAGGTACCTTGCCTTTAAGTCTTTATTCTTGCAAGTCATTAACTGCTGTAAGATTGGCTAGTAACCAGCTAGAGGGAAAGATATCACCGGCCATACTTGCTCTGCGATCTTTATCATTCCTTTCAATTTCTACTAATAAACTAACCAATATTACCGGGGCAATAAGGATTTTGAAGGAAGTCAAGAACCTTACTACTCTCATCCTCACTAAGAACTTCATGAATGAAGCAATACCCAATGATGAAAATATAATAGGAGAAGGCTTTCAAAATCTTCAGATTTTGGCCCTAGGAGGTTGCAACTTCACTGGTCAAGTCCCCAGATGGCTAGCTAAGCTGAAGAATCTAGAGGTGCTAGACCTGTCCCAAAATAGAATCAGTGGTTTAATTCCTAGTTGGTTGGGCAGCCTATCAAACCTTTTTTACATAGACTTGTCTGCTAACTTAATATCAGGAGAGTTTCCCAAGGAACTGACAAGCCTGTGGGCACTGGCAACGCAAGAGTCCAATAATCAAGTAGATAGAAGTTACCTGGAGCTCCCAGTGTTTGTTATGCCTAATAATGCCACCAGTCAGCAGCTGTATAACCAACTCTCCAGCCTTCCACCGGCTATTTATCTGAGAAACAACAACCTCAGTGGCAACATCCCTGAGGCGATTGGCCAATTGAGATTTCTTCATGTGTTAGATCTCAGCCAGAATGACTTTTCTGGCAGTATTCCAGAAGAATTATCAAATCTCACAAACTTGGAAAAGTTGGATCTGTCTGGCAATCGGCTTTCTGGCCAAATTCCTGAATCATTAAGAGGTCTGTACTTTTTGTCGTCATTCAGTGTGGCATATAACAATCTTCAGGGACCAATACCATCTGGAGGTCAGTTTGATACTTTTACCAGCTCCAGTTTTGAAGGCAACCCAGGTCTGTGTGGTTCAATTGTGCAGCGCATTTGCCCCAATGCACGGGGAGCTGCTCATTCTCCCACTCTGCCAAACCGCTTAAACACAAAACTTATCATTGGGCTTGTACTTGGAATCTGTTCCGGTACTGGTTTGGTTATTACTGTTCTAGCATTGTGGATACTGTCCAAGAGAAGGATTATTCCAGGAGGAGACACCGACAAGATTGAGCTAGATACACTTTCCTGCAACTCTTATTCTGGAGTTCATCCGCAGACTGACAAGGATGCTAGCCTTGTTATGCTGTTCCCGAACAAAACCAACGAAGTCAAGGATCTCACCATATTTGAACTCTTGAAAGCAACTGACAATTTCAACCAAGAAAACATCATTGGCTGCGGGGGTTTTGGTTTGGTTTACAAAGCAATATTAGCAGATGGGACCAAACTTGCAGTTAAGAAGCTCTCGGGAGATTTCGGCCTGATGGAGAGGGAATTCAAAGCTGAGGTAGAAGTACTATCAACAGCTCAACATGAAAACCTGGTGTCCCTGCAAGGTTATTGTGTACACGAAGGGTTTCGGCTATTAATATATTCCTATATGGAGAATGGAAGTTTAGACTACTGGTTACATGAGAAAGAGAATGGTCCATCCCAGTTAGATTGGCAAACTCGACTGAAGATTGCTAGGGGAGCAAGTAATGGATTGGCTTACATGCATCAGATATGCGAGCCACACATTGTTCACCGAGACATCAAGTCGAGCAATATCCTTCTTGATGACAAGTTTGAGGCACATGTTGCAGATTTTGGATTGTCACGGCTGATTCTTCCTTATCACACTCATGTTACAACTGAGCTTGTTGGTACTTTGGGTTATATTCCTCCAGAATATGGGCAAGCATGGGTAGCCACTTTGAGAGGGGATGTATACAGTTTTGGGGTTGTCATGCTTGAGCTGCTCACTGGCAAAAGGCCTGTTGATATGTCTAGGCCAA CATCAAGAGAGTTGGTGTCCTGGGTGCAGAGATTGAGGAGCGAGGGCAAGCAAGATGAAGTCTTCGATCCACTCCTGAAAGGAAAAGGTTCTGATGAAGAGATGCTGCAGGTGTTGGATGTGGCCTGCCTGTGCATCAACCAGAATCCTTTCAAGAGGCCAACTATCCAGGAAGTTGTTGAGTGGCTCACGGGTGTTGGAACAATCAATAGAAACCAAAATAAAGATTCGTGA